TCTCaagagaacaaaatttgctatctttaatctgctccactgcaacttcagggagacttatagcttcaacttgatctACTGCAACTTAAAAATGAATtggatgcgatctactctactgtaatttcagagagataagatccatcactctaatccactccactacaactttagggagccAGGATTTGTTTATCTAGTCTGCCCTGCTGCAATTtcaaggggataagacttgctttcttgaGTTTGCCCCACTGCAATCTCAGGGGGACAAGATTAGATGCAATCTACTCTACAGCAACTCCAGAGAGCTAAGATCTGTGgatttaatccgctccactgcaacttcagggagataggattattggctttaatatgcttcactgcaacttcagggagataagatttgccaccttcagtctgcctcactgcaacttcaagaggataagacttgcttacttagtcgctccactacaacctcagggagataagacctgatatCTTCAATCTGTCTAACTGGAATGTCGGCGAAACAAGATTCgtcgtcgtagcttcaatctgttccactacaccgccaggggaataagattcaccgtcgtggtttcaatctgctccactgtaatgccaaagagataggattcgctgcccacagcttcaatccgctccacttcagctaatccaagccttaacgctagggagataagattcaccgtcgtggcttcaatctgctccgctacaacgccagggaaatgagattcgccattgtggcttcaacctttttaattgcaatgttgggaAAACAAGATTCgctgtcgtagcttcaatctgttccactacaccgccaaggaagtaagattcgtcgttgcggcttcaatctttttaattgcaatgttggggaaacaagattcgccatcgtagcttcaatctgttccattaCATCGCCAATgaagtaagatttgccgttgcggcttcaatctttttaattgcaatgttagGGAAACGAGATTCGccatcgtagcttcaatctgtttcaCTACAATGCCAGGGGAggaagattcgccgtcgtagtttaaatctgctccactgtaatgccaaagagataggattcgctgcccacagcttcaatccactccacttcagctaagccaagtcttaacgccagggagataagattcgccgtcgtggcttcaatctgctccgctataaCGCCAGGGAAaaaagattcgccattgtggcttcaatcttttccattgcTACGTCAAGGCGATAAGACTAATGTCTTggatctacttcactgccagcacaggaaggcaatatctgctattttcaacctactccactgctactCAGTGagacaaggctggtatctttgatctgcttcgctatcagtacaggaaggcaagatctgctatcttcactgatctgttctctggggaacatgacctgtataatgaacctaattatgcctaatgattaggatggtatgatcaaaatgaatcaaatgcttctAATTAGGTATgagtgaatggtgtttgcatgaatgcagaattttttttcgagaatgatcccgcttaggttgtcattgctcgaagtttattaaggctttaatactgacgtgctacaacgccttttTGCTCGACTGGCATCTCCAAAGAAATACTTGATCAAattgccccccactgtgaacttcaaagttcaatccactaggacacaaaatttgtatcatctttctcccgctgtgacccaagggtagaagaatttaactttttcacaatccTCTCTTATCACGATTCAATGATACAGAATACGAAGTTCTTTGGTCTTTTACACCATTCCTAGGGTGTCATATCAAATGCTCATGCataaatgaagaattttcttctccgaggaaacctcttcctattgttTGGTgatcattgtttgcttgttcattgaagcctTATCATcgacacgacatcttgtcattttgtttaatcaatactttgacaacaaaatctgaagggatagtctcaatttagacttttccCTCCTAGATTTCCAACCTTTTAAACCtagtgtgttctaaacaatagtcctgtttcaggttcctgtattatttagaaacttctggagtaatatgcaaaacttcccttgtgaaagttttattagtccattaatcattatttcaatgcaacatgcttgcaaaaagtaataacaatggataagaataaagttgaatcTGAGCATAACttgaaaggaataaattaccaaaaagaaagataataaagaaattgattgggaacacATATCTTGGGAAAGAATGAAGTATtacaagaacaaaaaattcaaatataaataatatgaagactagatgccccagatatcgcagcttgaacttctctgtacaaaatttctaaagatcattctgagtttgacatgtgtttaggagatctgcaGTACTTCGTCGATGCCctaagatgtcgcctaccctttcctgttgattcaggtatagcgaGATCACCATATGCCTcaatttgagctgctctgatcacctcatatcccattttggtcaaaatttgagccgcccttttcgggttttcaactcaaatcccctttcgtctcaaggcgtcctttgcggattttcacgttggcctctcctttttttttctcttttttttgaagtatttttttgattgaatctgaactcatggGATTAAGCATGTCCTGGTTATCCCTTCTGATCAAAATCGACGCTTTTCCAGATAAGGTCTTCcgcataaggtccttcccagcttgggatgaagttctttttgtatgggaaggatcttcttcaacaCCAGGTCcctctcatggaattctctagggcggactttttttgtgagctcgcatcatttgcttttggcgcatttgaccatgatggataactttgaacattcctcttcaattgggattggatccaaaaactcagagagaatgAATCTTGTTttcaataggcaaaaccgcGATAGGCCCAAAAGAATGACATTGCCCTGGCAGAGTTTGTTTTTGCGCCATCCTTTTTTTTGGGCGATATGACATTAAtcgtgaacagactgcaaacttttgatattgtgctgttgttcaaatttagtgtcagatatgatccttttgatgttccatactgacatatgattcttcaagaatttactaattgtcgactttgtgacattggcatatgaagtaGCTTTcacccatttagtaaagtaattgacgaccacaaagatgaataaGTGACCGTCAgactcttttggcgagatcgaccaaATTACCTTTATGCCccacataaggagaagtcatgtatcccaatgattctatgtagggtaagatccgtttctcgacttgttctaccatccttaacaggtctgaaaataggctacaatctatgtcattttcaaagtcatgagatccctctaaacacatgtctcgctcaaaaggagattctgagtctgtagcagcatcactcatgtcgttgataaCCAGGGACTTattgtaggtaccaaagaatatacaaagaatgtacaaatttaagaataattatctatacaatatgattatgaatgaataaatgaataatgtggaagaaaatctaaaagaatgaaagaataattattagaaagaatgaaagaatattagctcaaaaatgaatgcaaagatatattttattagaataacgaCGCTCAGATATGATTCTATCtcataaaggaattcttattgcctctaggctaaaggcaacaagtgtgttctgaacattactctaagtaagctctaGATGCTACAAAGATTTCTTCTACAATCCGATTATTTAAAACACTctcaagtttataagggtggatatctaacaaggtcccttttcaaatgtgtcttcatatatggcattgatgtgatcGTTTCCCaccacttcttcatacattgTATCCAacccattatcaatcatgattgtgCAGTGAATTTTCTGCACTAGATgagtcatcaaacttgacaatacccatgttgattagtctttcaactagctttttaaacgtagtgcaattctctattgagtggcCTGTAATTTCTGCATGATAATCGTATTGTGCACTtgcgtcataccatttggggtacggaggctgtggaggcttcacatgaaaaggggaaacaacatgagccttgaataagctttgatatagctccttatacgacattggaattggagtgaactggagcttctcagtaccttgcTTTACTCTTGATTCTTGTGTTGATGAATCCTGTTGATTAGCAAGCACTTTCCTTGactgattcaccgtaatcgatTTACTATACGCATTCacgctgttcacctcattttttctcttttgaggCTTGTCTTCTGTTATTTCCTctagcatcaatctttccgctccttatggcgttttcaatcatttcaccattcatgactatgtcagagaagatttttgtggcacttcctaagatatgtgtgatgaacggggctttcaatgtatttataaagagcattgtcatttccctctccaagagcggtggctgaacttggacgatgacctccctccacctctgtgcatattgcctaaaacCTTCACTgggcttcttttccattttttgaagagtgattctatcaggtaccatgtcagttacatgactgtactgctttatgaatgcctgtgctaaatctctccatgaattaatcttggtacgactcaattgattgtaccacttggatgctgcccccgTGAGGCTATCCTAGAAAAAATGTATCAGCAGCTGGTCGTtattaacatacccagtcatacgcctacaaaacatagtaatatgagcttcggggctactagttcagttgtacttctcaaactctggcattttgaacttgtatgGGAGTACCAaatctggaaccaagctcaattctttagcatcaatcccatAGTAGCTATCAGCAAATTCCATTGCTCTAAATTTCTCCTCtagccatttgtacttttcttctagttgttttggcaattcatcattcattttctcctttccagCTGCTTCATCGAAATCAGGGATAGtaggattaacaaggttgtctCCAGGGTTAGCGCCTGATCCAACTTGAAAATTCATTGGTGTTGTAGTGCCGGCCTGGAACTGCTGAGGCTAAATGGTGACAGAGGATTTGCGCGGATGTACTTTCACTTGGGTCTGCCCATGTTAAGGGGTAAAGCTTGGGGGATAAAGAAGTCCCTCACTGTCTCATTCTTCCATATTAAGCACAAAaccctttcctttatcagtttCTCTGGTCAACAACTGAGTTAAttgagccatcatactcccttgagattccatcattttgtccatcattttttgctgaattttctcaagctgttcattcatttgttgttgaagctgaTCCTGCATATCCttttggaactgttctagcctttccatcctttggtccatgtctttagtttttgatcgagtaccgtagcggtgtatggtaggttggttggtttccagattaactgaggagtgatttaaattaattagaatcttttaatattttttaatgcataCGAAAcaaatgcaatgcatgaaatgaatgcaaaaatgcgtcaattttgattcaattccatttaagaaaactttactagaaatcaaatttctttacataaagtgaattacaaataaagctTTGCCCTATTACTCAGAAttctaatcttcctaagtaacaaagctaacTCTTGCCTCCGAtctgattctaattcatacttcacactcagcatgTTAGCCTGTACTGCCAAAGTTTGTAtgtgatcagctacttctcgaatctggaccacagcttcctccATAATATGATCTCTGCTCCTAACTTGATTTTGAAAGTAGTGGGGCTGCTCATTATTACGACTTTCACTTGCTTCCAAATACTTGATccggatctcacaattttgcaatGCCGTTTCTAGCTCTTCTATTCTTTCCTTCATTTCCTCAATCTTGCCAAAGCTTGCTCTCAACTCTATTGCGGAATTTCGATTTTGATACTGAcgaagagatctttccaactcagtcaccctatcctttaattCACCTTTTTCTCTTTGGCTATCcgacaaactcttttctaaattCTCATTTCGCCTCTGCATCTCTTGGAATTTTCGTTCCCATCTATCGGCTTTGTCCTTTTCTCCTCGAATTTTTGCTCGCCACTGTTCTGAAGTTTTTCCCAACTCGGTAGTTTTCATTGACAGtcgtaactttttataatctgtCTTCAAACTATCCAACTCCTCTTCGAccttatttttcccttttcttagtTTCTCATTTTCGAGCTTTTGAACGTCTATATCTAATCTTAAGTTCATCTTCTCTTCCTCTATttgttctatcttcttttctaactccgcatttcttctttcaaaatcttgtcctacgatttccaactcagaagggaCGGCTCGCAAATATTCCTCTATTAATTGGCTGTTTTCTTGACTTATCTTGGGTATATTGTCGTTGATTCtcctaacccaccattcattatactcaggagttgtcatcggacccacagctaacctcttcattcggcgagtttGTTTCCATGCGCTagacatctcttgaatcttctttctataaccatcatccctgtatgaaaattcacaatcagctattcCTTGGGTCACAGGTATGaattgccttgacctatactgccttagcaccaataatggggcatatccaacagctccccaaattccaagcaGTGGAACCTaatcaaaattaccacatctatataggatctcatctggaagcaacTAATGAGTTTTCCACTCGATGTCCTCTTCTTGCAAATTCTGAAGAATTGTCATCCACTTATCCTCCGAAATGTCGTCTCTCCTTGGTGTGGCTACAATCTCCTTTAGTGgcgaataattttcagagaaaacccgatatGAAACCCTatcaaccttccaaaagtgactatgaAACCATACGAGTAGgagctgtgcacatccaatgaaTCTACCCTCTTCTGCTTtccggcatgcactcaatgacctgaaagtTTCTACCAAAATTGCCGAAATTGgtgtaaccttcttatcaaGCTGGTCGAATAAATCGGTGACTGCTTCATCAACATGCCCCAAGGCTTTggggaagacaaccaagccatatatacttaaagcaaagacatctaaCCTCTTCCTCACGTCTGGGTGCgttagaattgcatctttcaaacccctccaaggaacgcacttactatcccccttttggttaatccgtgcagcaacccactgctcactcatccctgttatactcatcagcttcttcgaaaaggttggcacatttatcGCTCTCGAGTAGACCTTGTCcatttgaaactttgaacatcggagtaaagccacatattcttctatcgtaggcaccaaatcgaccTTCCCAAATGTTAAGcagctgtaagcaggattccaaaactgggctcgggctcgaaacaaatgcttgtctaccttcacatcaagcaaataaggtaaatccccataattattataaaataactatCTAACCTCGtcattccactgatcccagatttccttcaactcttgcaaattattttgagttacactgatacgagtaaaatcccataattcCGATACATGTCCatcagccaaactatcacctttctcTTCCTGTGTcatttcagaccaagttcggacagcggcattatcctccactttatcaagaaactctttttccatgataagctttctatctagtaactgaatatgaaccgacgccttttataatgaaatgaaatgccatgtcatgcaatcaaaataaaacacaaaaagtcagtatcatatataaacatagaatataatcaagaaatagtaaaacaccTATTAGGATGTCTACTAGGGTTCAGTGtagctctacctagggtggattcctaaggttcattatatgaggttcggtttctagggcaaaggtacccgaaccagcagattcctcgatcttcacccattataggctcatatagatcaagttcggttcaggggaatacatttttcctatgactatacggagatgaaaatatcacgaaggcataggtaccaaTGTActccgaaagcgatccactatcctatacggaggtgaaaacctcacgaaggaatagtttctcactcccacttaaaagggtaaaatcattcaactcatgtgatgtataatgcaaagatcaattaagcaagaaaatagtgaatgcaaaaggatctcaagaattttttttaaaaaaacattttctcaaccataagacaaaaattaatcaactttgtggctcgactctcttattcttttaaaaattccccagtggagtcgtcaagctgtcgaaaccatttttatttttggaaaaaaataaaaattagttgtcgatgaaaatttggagtcgccaccaatcttttattaaggtgtgattgggtcacctaaaaaaatgactttggtctacgagtttcagaaaaacaaattcgggagtcagttacattcgaggaaggattagcaccctcgtaacgcccaaaaatttgtaccaaattgtttaattaatatcttaacGTCGAGAGTTAAAAATATGATCTTTAGTAGAAACTTTAGAAATGCGTTACTTATTTAGACTTTTCtcatttcagaaaaaaaatgtcacacccaatgcgttagggcacgatattctACTTCTCCAAAAATGAGTTTGTCaaaaatactcgtgtaataaaatttaagagaatattcatttgtttaaaatttataaagaaatagcggctcaatacgttagggcacaatttctccaaaattctcagcattgaatatttcctttattgtattttagaaaaatctttatctcgagaaatcaacgcgTCACATATAATACGTTAGGACACCGCatgttgaattcccgatgacaagctttattttgtttgattaaagagcaattctcgattgttagattttacgaagaaaattggaacccaatacgtcagggctcaattttcttgaaaatcctaaatacgagtattatctctattttgaaaattttctatttttaaattcaagtaaaaaatgatgtaatgttatattgtatgtataaatgtcgcgataacaaatacaacaataataaatacaacaatggcatagaaataatataaacaaataaataaactaaactaatattcataaaaaaatcaatgacatgcaaagtatcaaataaacgagcaagataaaaaataatataaacgaaaacacaaattaataaacaaatgaatgaaataaaaaatataaagaataaaaggtacaTAATATATTGAActtatgaagaataaaaatacatgcacatggattttcatataaaatctagaattataaaatttatataacaaagtatataatgtatttatgaaaataaaaaaatacataaatatatgtatatttataaaataaaataatatgtgttttaaaaaataagtaaatatttaatcattaaaaaacataaatatatacgtatatatataaatatagaaaaatattagttagagaagagaaaataaataaataaataaataaatatacatacatgtatatatataataaatagatatatgcatatatatatatatatatatatagattatagaaaagataattacattttaaaaataataataatgactacatatattgaaattaattaattaaaatcaatataaaaattatgaagaataatataagaaaacatacgtatatacatatttatcaaagtaaaaaaaattttgaaactaaaatataaaagtagatatatatgtatataaaagttaggaaataagataaaataaaaacctatgtataaaatatatacaagtatacatatactatatataaaacaatatatatatatatatattacataaaaaacgATGCAtgtatgaatataaaaataaaataaaataaaaataaaataaaataatggtataacataattataataataaaaataattaaataaacaaaatagctgaaaaaaggactaaattgaacttaaaaacaaaaaaaatggggtagattcgaaaataaataaaaaatggacgAACTTGAATGCGCGAACAACAAAGGtggactaaaagggaaattaattccgccctccaaaacgctgcgcagcgACGGACccaattgaaacaaaaatgaaatatgcggctaaattaaaaaaaaacaaaatgggTTTGATTGAAGCACGTTGCAAAAGAGAGGGTCTAATTGTGCAAATTTCCCTTTTAGGCCAGAACGCGCGGACCTGCttgcgggtcgggtcgacgtGCGGATCTGGCCCCCttaaacggcatcgttttgtctttctttaaaaatgaacaaaatagaaagaaaaagattagaaaaccattctgttttttttttctaataggAGAGCAGtggctctgctagggttttttttaaacccACTCTTTGCGCCGCCGATCAAGCCTAGTGCTCATGCCCCGATTTCGACGGAGAAGACATCAGCTCGACAACTCCGGCGACCAGGTAAGtctctttctcctttctttatactttaaatgaaaaataaataaaaaaataaaagggaaaaaaagagaaaaataacaaaacgaAACTAAGAATGATGAACACTGagtaaataaaatcaaaaatcaccttttgtattcaaaattttttttatatctctttcctatgaatattttttctatattttctttgtattcccccttttttctttctttacagTATATTCAATGGCTTTTTACAGacgaaataagaataaaaaatcaagaagTGAATCTGTTTGATCTTATTTGATCTGcatatctttgattttttttcctttttttgctGTTTGTTTCTTGCTGTGCAGGTGAAGGTCGGGGCTTGGTTGCGGGGCGAGTTCATCCCTAAAACCCTAGGggtttttgaatctgttttgGGCCACATGTAGTTTGGCCACcgtattttggtttatttcagTTTGGGCCATATAGGCCCACTTGTAATTTGGACTGCTTTATTTTCTTCATGTAGGCCGggtaaaatttaggtattacaGCTGGTTTAGGACAAAAGAATATCTCAATGTGGAGGCTCCCACTTTAACGGCGCCTGCCCTAACCCTTTAAGATCATCCCAAACCTCAATGCGATACCTCATATCAGAAGAGCCATAAAAGCCTGTCATTCTCcaatttccattaaaattttcatcatgaAT
This sequence is a window from Gossypium raimondii isolate GPD5lz chromosome 5, ASM2569854v1, whole genome shotgun sequence. Protein-coding genes within it:
- the LOC105767044 gene encoding uncharacterized protein LOC105767044; the protein is MNLRLDIDVQKLENEKLRKGKNKVEEELDSLKTDYKKLRLSMKTTELGKTSEQWRAKIRGEKDKADRWERKFQEMQRRNENLEKSLSDSQREKGELKDRVTELERSLRQYQNRNSAIELRASFGKIEEMKERIEELETALQNCEIRIKYLEASESRNNEQPHYFQNQVRSRDHIMEEAVVQIREVADHIQTLAVQANMLSVKYELESDRRQELALLLRKIRILSNRAKLYL